The DNA region CGGCATGCTGGTCGAGCAGGCGGCCGAATCGTTCTTCATCTGGCGCGGCGTGCGGCCGGACGGCGCACCCGTGCTGGCCGCGCTGCGCCAGGCGCTCGCGGCGGCCTGAGCGGAGCGCGGCAGGTGGCGGCGGTAAGCGGCATGCGGCGCACGCGCACGGTCAGCCCGACCCGCTGGATCGTCTATGCGGGTTCGGTGTTCGCGGGCGCGTGGCTCGCGACGCAGCTGTTCTATCTCGTGCAGATCGCGCTGTGGTCGTTCATCAATCCCGGTTCGACCGCGTTCATGCGTACCGACGCATGGTGGCTGTCGCGCGACAAGCCGCCCGCGCAGGTCCAGCACCAGTGGGTGCCGTACGACCAGATCTCGCGCAACCTGAAGCGCGCGCTGATCGCGTCGGAGGATTCGACCTTCGCGACCAACAACGGCTACGACGTCGACGCGATCCTGCAGGCGTGGGAGAAGAACAAGGCGCGCGGCCGGATCGTCGCGGGCGGCTCGACGATCACGCAGCAGCTCGCGCGCAACCTGTTCCTGTCGCGCGAGAAAAGCTACATCCGCAAGGGGCAGGAGCTGATCATCACGTGGATGCTCGAGACGGTGCTCGACAAGGAGCGGATCTTCGAGATCTACCTGAATTCGGTCGAATGGGGCCGCGGCGTGTACGGCGCCGAGGCCGCCGCACGCTATTACTACCGGATTCCCGCGAGCCGGCTCGGCGCGTGGCAATCGGCGCGCCTCGCGGTGATGCTGCCGAAGCCGCGCTGGTTCGACGCGCACCGCGGCTCGGCCTATCAGGCGCAGCGCGCGGCCGTCATT from Burkholderia ambifaria AMMD includes:
- the mtgA gene encoding monofunctional biosynthetic peptidoglycan transglycosylase, which gives rise to MAAVSGMRRTRTVSPTRWIVYAGSVFAGAWLATQLFYLVQIALWSFINPGSTAFMRTDAWWLSRDKPPAQVQHQWVPYDQISRNLKRALIASEDSTFATNNGYDVDAILQAWEKNKARGRIVAGGSTITQQLARNLFLSREKSYIRKGQELIITWMLETVLDKERIFEIYLNSVEWGRGVYGAEAAARYYYRIPASRLGAWQSARLAVMLPKPRWFDAHRGSAYQAQRAAVIARRMGAAELPQSQ